The region AGAGGACGTCGCAACCATCGCTGCTAGCTAGTATGCTTCCAACTGATGCTAAATCATGATGCTATTTCTCCTCAAATTTTTGATCTCCGTGATCGCCCTGCTTGCCGCCtgtgttcttcttccccaggTCTCCCTTGGGCTACTCCGCATTGCGCTCCGCGGCGTGGGCTGGGTGATCCGAAAGAGAACACAGGCTCGCAGAGAGGCCATCCTAGCTCGTGTCCGatcggaagaggagggccTGCTCGCAAATCAGCCAAAGAGAGCTTCTACCAGTGCGACATCagcggaagatgaggatTGGGAGAAGGTCGACACCTCCATTTCGGGTGACAGCTCCGGGCGAGTTAGTCAGAGCTCCCAGCAATCGGGGAAATTAGAATGGGCTGGAATCATAGGCTTTTTTCATCCTTTTTGgtattttctctttcccGTTGGTAATTGAGCATGGAAAGCTGACCTACTTGGTTCAAGCAATGCCGGAGGGGGTGGAGAACGTGTCCTTTGGGAAGCTGTCAGAGCTACGCAAAAACGATGGCCAAACGCCGTCTGTGCTATTTACACTGGCGATCTGGAAGTCACTAAATCGGCTATGCTGGAGAGGGTTCAAGTATGTCTTGCTTTCGTCTTTTCATTCAAGTTTTCTAACATGTAACAGACCCGATTCAACATCCAGCTTCACGCCCCAACAGTTGAGCTACTATATTTGACAACTCGCAAGTATGTCCAAAGCAGCATGTATCCGTACATGACTCTTCTGGGTCAATCTCTTGGCTCGCTGGTAGTAGGATACGACGCCTTTACGCTCCTCGTGCCGGACATTTTTGTCGACACCATGGGCTATGCTTTTGCCGTGGCATTTTGCAAACTACTCTTTCCGACAGTACCAACAGGCGCATATGTGCACTACCCCACCATTTCCACCGATATGCTCCAGTCCTTGGACGACAAAACCGGCCTTAAAGGTGTCAATGCCGGTGCTGGAACGGGACTTAAAGGCACCCTGAAACGAAAATACTGGCTCGCCTTTGCACGTCTCTATGGCTGGGTCGGCAGCcacgtcgacgtcgtcatGTGCAATTCCTCGTGGACATCGGCCCACGTCCAGACCATCTGGGGACCGTCGCGACATAACCCGTTACACTCATCACAAACCATCAAATACAAGGACCCAGTCGTCGTCTTCCCCCCGACGGCCGTTTCAGACATCCAGTCCACCATCCCGGTCACCCGTGAGACCGAAAGGTCCCGCACCCCAAGACTCTTATACATTGCCCAATTCCGTCCAGAGAAGAACCACCCTCATGTCCTCCGCTCCTTCGCTCGCTTCCTTGAACGCTACAACAGTACTCAGTCCAGCGACTCAAACGCAACGGAAGAAccccagctcatcctcatcggcaaCGTCCGCCCCTCCAGCCCCGACGAAACCCACATCTACAACCTCCGCCTTCTAGCCCACGAACTCCGCAtccgcaacaacaccaccttCGTCTGCGATGCCTCCTGGCCCACTATCCTCTCCCACCTtgcatcctcttcaatcGGCGTAAACGCCATGTGGAACGAACACTTCGGTATCTGTGTCGTCGAGTACCAAGCCGCAGGCTTAATCGCCGTTGTTCATGACTCCGGCGGTCCGCGCGAGGACATCGTCGTTGATCTTCCCGAAACCGATACCGCCCCTGTCACAGCTATAGGGGGGAGAGCAACCGGTTTCCGCGCCACGACTGAAGAAGAATTCGCCGATGCATTCGAGAAGGCTCTCTCGCTTAGTTCCGAGGAGAAGGTTGCGATGCGACTGAGGGCGCAAAGGTCCGCGCTGAGGTTTACGGAAGAGGAGTTTTCGCGGAAGTGGGTGGGTGAGATTGGGAAGTTGGTTGGGATGATTCCTACTTGAACCTGAAGAGTTCTGGAACGCTGTAGCAACTTGAATAAGATTTGTCTTGTTCGGTTTTTCTCTTTTGGGTACATCATCACCTACTGAGGAAGTGGTAATTCGATGCCTTACCTGAATGTCGAGAACCGTAATTCTATTGGGATGGTAAGACAAACAAACGCCTTTTCATGATGAGAATCATCTCTCTATATATCCTATGTTATGTTTGTATGGAGCGTATTGctcatatatatatgaggacttgaaaaaaaaattgtTATATGAGATATCTAGCAATTAAATACTGTCACTGATTCCAGCTTGGTAATTACAATTGGTTGTTACATAAATGCCCAATGTATAGTTATATAAGGCACATCGTTGTCATCATGTCAGTGAAGGAATGATCCTTCACCTCCATCAACGTCAAAGGGGCGCTAGTTCAAGGatgtagatatataaataggcTTTCTATAGCTATGTTCTATAAGATCATGCACTCTTTTCCAAGCTGATTGGTAGAGACTACTTCCACACTTCAGAAGGCACAATACACATATCGTGAACTACGCTACAGTATGACAATCAAGAAGATTTGACTAAACATAGAACAAGGTATGATATCTACCAATATTGATATCCCAGCACAGAATTGAAGCGATAATAAAAGCAATCAAAAGAAGAGTCCTTCTCCCAGGGGTATGAAATTCATCGTAGACACGTAAAGGTGGAAGTAAGCGGCCTGGTCGAACCGGCCGAGAATAGGGCTAAATcaaaaaagggaagaagggagaaaaaaaTTGAGTGACAGCCAAGTCACACCACCAGGACTTAAGAATGTGGTATATTTCCAATCCTGTATCCGTAACGCCGAACCTCTATACCGGAATTCAGCATGAATGGAatgggagaagagaaaggggTAATTCCCCATCAGCAAATTGACAAGATAGATGGCAAATAGATTCATGGGTACGACGGGTAACCACTTTCGCTTAGACCTTGCGGTTGCGCATCCACTCCGTACATATTGCCCTGATCGCTGGCGTATCCCCCACTCATACCGGAAACACTAATTCCGgattcatcatcgtcatacCCAAATTCTCCGCCAGAACTGGCGTCAAAACTAGTGCGTCCACCAAAATCGCTCGCATCGTCATTGCCAGCCGGGATTTGATCCCACTGCAGCGTTTGGAGAGCTGGATATTGCGCGAGTAGAGCTGCTGGCAGTATGAAGTTGCCACCCTGCTGGCCATCAATTCCTTGAGCAGGGACCATCAACGGCTGCGCCATAGGCTGCagatgttgctgctggtggttcATGAGTTGGCGATCGCGCTCTTGAGATTCCTCATCCAAGAGTGGTTTAATGCAGATTCGACCAGCTTCTGATCTGAAATGTCGTCCTAGAGCATCTGCACGAGCAAACCTGCGGCCACAGCCCCACTGCCCGCCCCGGGAAAGGTCACCCCGGCAAACAAACTTCTTTTCACCCGAGTGTAAACCCTCATGGCGTTTACGGTCGTGCTGGCGGGCGAATGCCTTTCCACAGACAGTGCAAACGAATGGCCGTTCGTCTGTATGTGTCCGTAAATGAGAGCGTAAATTGTATGCCCGGGTGAAGCGTTTGGGGCAAAGATGGCACTGGAAAGTTGCAGGATGCTTTTGAACTCTCTTAGAATCGGGTTGGTTTGTAGGTCGACCTGGGTCAGCAAGGCCGAGAATGTAGTTTCGGCTGTTATCAATCGACGATGTTGATACACGTCGGTGACGGGCAGGAGAAGACTCCCTAGAGCTAGGGTTGCTGTAAGGGTGACGATTGACATCAAACGGAGACAATGACCGGTTTGATGAATGAGCCGTTGGGCCTAGGTTGCCAGATGGTGACGAAGGCGAGCGAGGGCGAGATTTGGGCATGGGATGATAAGGATCAGACTTGCTACGAGTACGAGGCGCACCTAGATGAATGGATTAGAGCTGTTTCAGTACACAGAGCACCGAGAAACTTACGCGATGGAGGCGGACTCAAAGTATCCATATCATTTTGGGGCTTGTCATAGGGAAAGATCGGAGTTTGGCCTGGAGGTGGGGGTTCCACATTAATAGACGGCGGTGCCATCTGTGACGCTTGTCCAATATCTGGGTATAGGCCCGCCTGCTGCATCATGCCTTCTTGGGTATTTGGATAACCCTCAGTTGGGGGGGTCGGATACGGGGAGCTTGCGGAGGGACCCGAGATGAATGGTCCACTTGGAATCATTTCTGTTGCTaattgaggctgttgaggtaTCAATTGCGGAGATATGTAAGGGCTGTGCTGGGGGCTAAATGctggttgttggtgctgaTTATGATTGTCCGCCAGAGTGAATGTCTCGATTCCTAAGGCAGCATTGTCATAAATACTAGGGTCGTTTTGAGGCGCCAACAGTGGGGATGGGTTATTGTCCGCGGGATCAAAGGAGTCATGTTGAGTAAGATATGGGGAATGCGCTGCAGACGACACTTCGGACACCTCTGATGGGGCACGGCGATGGCCGTGGAACGAGGAGTTAGCCATGAGAGTCTGCCAATCTGGGTGCGAAACGTTTGCCATATATGCGGCGCTAGCGGGGTCGAGAGAGGTGTGCCGCGAGTGCTGTGGAGTATGGAACGTGCCTGGCGAGGATGCAGGGGGCGACATGGCGCTCGGGGAGGGATTCGATTGTTGCTGTTCCAGCGGAGATGTCTGGGACGAATTTGAGGGGTGAGGAGACGGGATCTGGCTGACCAGATCGACCGGGTTGACAGCCTGGTTGGttggctgttgctgggggtcAAGCAAGAGCGAGGAGGGGTACTCGGAGCCACCAGTGGTGTTCGGGCTCGGGTTCTGATAAAGCGAGAAGTCAAAGTCGCCAGTATTCGAGTTCAGGAGATTTGAGAAGTTCTCCTCGGTTTGTTGATGCGACAGCCCTTGGTCAAACGACTGTGGGATATGTAGGCTAGGGCGTGTGAAGCTCTGATCGGTCGCGGTAGCGGGAGTCAGATAGCTCGACGAGGGATAGGCATATGCCTCGGAGCCCGGAGCGGGATTGTTGTCaaaggaagagggaggataGGAcgggttggtggtgatcgAGGGGTCAATCGTCAAGTCGTTAATATTATTGtattgttggtgttggtgaggatgggCCGAGGGGCTGACGCTGCGGTTTTTATGGGCAGCAGGAGCTTGCCCCAGGTCCTGGAGCGTGTCCGGCGGATCCATGACAGATGCTTTTGCTTTCGAGATCCCAGAATAGATACCACGCGAAGGGAGGCTGAGCGAGATGAAGGAAGAATAAGAATGATGGCAGGGCGATCCAAGTTAAAGAGAAGCGATCGAAGCGTGGGCAGCAAAGTGGGGAGACGCTCGAAGTGGGCTACGGGTCGGTCGGGCTGCGAGGCTCAGAGACGGCGAGCAGGcaaggataagaagaaggatggaggtggagggcaaaaaaaaaaaaaaaaaaaaaagagaataaataataataatcaagAAGGCCCGAGGGAGAGGATAATGAGTCTGGAGCTGTCATTCGGTGGGGATGAATTCAGGGACAAGCAATGGGGACGGAGGGCAGTCTGCGATTCAGCCTCGCGGCGCCGCGTATCAACTATCAAACTATAGCGGCCTCGTTGCTGGCAACTTGGCGAGACTCGAGCGTGCTTGCAGATCCCCTGACAGATGACGGGAAATTCGACGCACTGACAGGCAGCAGAGATTCCGTGTCTCGCTGTCTTTGATGAAGCGATGAAGCGATGAAGCGCAACAGCGCGCGATCGTGTGGAATACGAGAAGCGAATCAAGCGATCGATCAGAGAAGCCTGGAGAGGTTCGGCCGAATTGGGAAGTCTTGCCTTGTTGCCTGATCCAGACGTGGGGATACAGTAGATACGCACGTCGTTCACTCCAACTGTTCAACACTCTTTTCCACCCTTGGAGTTGGAATTCAGTTGTTGCTTAAAATATCAACTGCtattctaaatataaatctaacTTTCAGCAAATAATCTTCACTGAGTTAAAGGGAGCCGTCTATCCATCACCGATGCAGTCAAGCATTCCCACTCCCGCAAGGCAGACTTCTTCTGGGCCTGGCGCTCCACCGCACCACGTCGGGATTGGGAGACCAAAACACACCAAAGGCACCGGCAGCCTGCCGGGTCACTGTAAGGATGCTAATAATATCTTCGTCAGAGCCCATGCTTATGCGGGAGGATAAAGGCTGCTTGTGTTACACCGACTTATGTCATTGACAGTGTTCTACGCTAAATCTGATGGCGGCTCTCCAATTTATAGAGTGCTCAGCGGTCAGCACAATCACACCACAAAGCTGGAGCACGCGAGGACAATACTGGAGAAACAAATCGCAAACAGTAGTTCTCCAGCGTCTCGGGTTTCAACAGTGACTCGGGAACACAGCAGACGTCACGGCAGTCATTACCCATTGCACCTTTCAGCCCCCACGGGATTGATTGATCCAGGGGAAAGAACCAGAATCAGCCTGACAACTATCAATCACATTATAGGATTCACACCAGCCGATCTCGCCTCGTCCACGGCTCTACATATCTTGCTAGGTCGAGATGTATGCCCGACGTAGATGTCGGGTTGTTCCTACGGTGTACGCTTTCCCGTTCCATCGTAGTTGCGGAGGGGCTGCTTGGTGGCCGCCCATTGGAAACGGTTCTGCACAGCCCCCCAAAGCTGAAACCCCCTGCAATGCCTGAAGTGTCGACAAATCATGAAACCGTTTTCTGTTGGTTTTCTCTTCCCTTGGATTTGTACAGGTTTCATAACACGATAATATGCatcttgagtcttgactggTCTGTCGGGTAAAGGCTCTCATGAGGCTTCCCGCACGCGGAGAATCCCCCGGAAGTATATACTCCACACATATTAAGAAGAATCAAGAGAGACCCTCCAGCACGCAGTGATGAACACCACTGCCTCATACTAGTATTCCTAGAGATTGCCAAAAACAGAGACACTGTCCCTCACCGTCTGCGTCTCCCAATCCACCATCACAACATCGTCGCAGCTCGACCCCAATCCCGCATTGTCCACCCAGCCAGGCTCCCAGTAGTACAACCCTAGCCCGCCCGTTACCCCATTAAGCACCTCCGCCACATCACTCAAGAACGTCTTCTGCCCCTCGGCTGAGAACGGAATGGTCGAGATATCGCTTGGGAATTCATACTCTGGATTCGGGCACTCTACGGGCCAATTCGTCTCCACAACGACCACGTCCTTCCCATAGGTCGACTGGAGATTCGACAGACTACTCTTTAGTGAGGACAGTGTCGCGTCTGCATTGTAAAACGGATAATAAGACACCCCGATGAGGTCAAAGTCCGAGGACTCAAGCGAGCCGGCCGCCAGCACGGTGTCGTAGAAGTACTTCTGCgcatcccagtcccagccgtTGTCAAGGTGGATCATGATCTTGGGCGTTGAGGCGAGGCTGGAGTCTTTGACGCCCCATGCCCCGGAGTGGAGgatgttggcgatgttgccAAAGTTGTCGGTTTTGCCGAGAGGCCAGAGGAGACCATTGCGGATCTCGTTTCCAACGGAGACGATCTCGACGGCGATGTCGTTCGAGGCAAAGGTGTTGCATACTTCGAGGGTGTAGTTGTATACTTGCCAGGCTAGGGTGTCGATATCTGTCGTTGACCAGGAAGACGGGGTAGTCTATGTCATGTCCAGTTAGTCAACCTTCCCTTACCCcaataaaaaataaaacaaaacaacagaAAGGACGTTAAATCCATCTATATATACCTGGTCACTCGGATCCGCCCATGTGTCACTCAGATGTAAATCCAAATACAAACTCATGCCCGCGGCTTGCACTCTCTTCGCAAGCTTCAGGTTATAGTCCACATCGTACGACCCATCACTAGGATTCACCCATATCCTCTGTCGGATCGAGTTCACACCATTATCCGCCAAGATTGCTTCTAGCGCTTGGGTCTCGCCATTCAAGTTCTTGTAGGCGACGCCGTCATTTTCTTCGATCAGAAGCGACGAGATGTCCGCCCCGCGATAGGTGAGGGCGGCACTGGTAACGCTGATTATGGAGAAGAGTGccgagagagaagagagcagCATCGTGGTAGTTTGGGAGGGACGTATCGTTTGAGACGGCCTAACTCAACTGTCATGGGCTGTCAAACGGTTGGTTTGCTCGGGAGCGGGAACCCGGGAGGATTTA is a window of Aspergillus puulaauensis MK2 DNA, chromosome 4, nearly complete sequence DNA encoding:
- the ALG11 gene encoding alpha-1,2-mannosyltransferase ALG11 (BUSCO:EOG09262UB3;~CAZy:GT4;~COG:M;~EggNog:ENOG410PIAX;~InterPro:IPR001296,IPR038013,IPR031814;~PFAM:PF00534,PF15924,PF13692;~go_function: GO:0004377 - GDP-Man:Man3GlcNAc2-PP-Dol alpha-1,2-mannosyltransferase activity [Evidence IEA]), producing MMLFLLKFLISVIALLAACVLLPQVSLGLLRIALRGVGWVIRKRTQARREAILARVRSEEEGLLANQPKRASTSATSAEDEDWEKVDTSISGDSSGRVSQSSQQSGKLEWAGIIGFFHPFCNAGGGGERVLWEAVRATQKRWPNAVCAIYTGDLEVTKSAMLERVQTRFNIQLHAPTVELLYLTTRKYVQSSMYPYMTLLGQSLGSLVVGYDAFTLLVPDIFVDTMGYAFAVAFCKLLFPTVPTGAYVHYPTISTDMLQSLDDKTGLKGVNAGAGTGLKGTLKRKYWLAFARLYGWVGSHVDVVMCNSSWTSAHVQTIWGPSRHNPLHSSQTIKYKDPVVVFPPTAVSDIQSTIPVTRETERSRTPRLLYIAQFRPEKNHPHVLRSFARFLERYNSTQSSDSNATEEPQLILIGNVRPSSPDETHIYNLRLLAHELRIRNNTTFVCDASWPTILSHLASSSIGVNAMWNEHFGICVVEYQAAGLIAVVHDSGGPREDIVVDLPETDTAPVTAIGGRATGFRATTEEEFADAFEKALSLSSEEKVAMRLRAQRSALRFTEEEFSRKWVGEIGKLVGMIPT
- the crzA gene encoding putative C2H2 transcription factor Crz1 (COG:K;~EggNog:ENOG410PIQA;~InterPro:IPR036236,IPR013087;~PFAM:PF00096,PF12874,PF13912), producing the protein MDPPDTLQDLGQAPAAHKNRSVSPSAHPHQHQQYNNINDLTIDPSITTNPSYPPSSFDNNPAPGSEAYAYPSSSYLTPATATDQSFTRPSLHIPQSFDQGLSHQQTEENFSNLLNSNTGDFDFSLYQNPSPNTTGGSEYPSSLLLDPQQQPTNQAVNPVDLVSQIPSPHPSNSSQTSPLEQQQSNPSPSAMSPPASSPGTFHTPQHSRHTSLDPASAAYMANVSHPDWQTLMANSSFHGHRRAPSEVSEVSSAAHSPYLTQHDSFDPADNNPSPLLAPQNDPSIYDNAALGIETFTLADNHNQHQQPAFSPQHSPYISPQLIPQQPQLATEMIPSGPFISGPSASSPYPTPPTEGYPNTQEGMMQQAGLYPDIGQASQMAPPSINVEPPPPGQTPIFPYDKPQNDMDTLSPPPSRAPRTRSKSDPYHPMPKSRPRSPSSPSGNLGPTAHSSNRSLSPFDVNRHPYSNPSSRESSPARHRRVSTSSIDNSRNYILGLADPGRPTNQPDSKRVQKHPATFQCHLCPKRFTRAYNLRSHLRTHTDERPFVCTVCGKAFARQHDRKRHEGLHSGEKKFVCRGDLSRGGQWGCGRRFARADALGRHFRSEAGRICIKPLLDEESQERDRQLMNHQQQHLQPMAQPLMVPAQGIDGQQGGNFILPAALLAQYPALQTLQWDQIPAGNDDASDFGGRTSFDASSGGEFGYDDDESGISVSGMSGGYASDQGNMYGVDAQPQGLSESGYPSYP
- a CDS encoding uncharacterized protein (CAZy:GH53;~COG:G;~EggNog:ENOG410PI60;~InterPro:IPR017853,IPR011683;~PFAM:PF07745;~SECRETED:SignalP(1-18);~go_function: GO:0015926 - glucosidase activity [Evidence IEA]), which encodes MLLSSLSALFSIISVTSAALTYRGADISSLLIEENDGVAYKNLNGETQALEAILADNGVNSIRQRIWVNPSDGSYDVDYNLKLAKRVQAAGMSLYLDLHLSDTWADPSDQTTPSSWSTTDIDTLAWQVYNYTLEVCNTFASNDIAVEIVSVGNEIRNGLLWPLGKTDNFGNIANILHSGAWGVKDSSLASTPKIMIHLDNGWDWDAQKYFYDTVLAAGSLESSDFDLIGVSYYPFYNADATLSSLKSSLSNLQSTYGKDVVVVETNWPVECPNPEYEFPSDISTIPFSAEGQKTFLSDVAEVLNGVTGGLGLYYWEPGWVDNAGLGSSCDDVVMVDWETQTVRDSVSVFGNL